The genomic interval AAACTATTTCCATAACTAAATAAATGGGCAAAGTAGAATTCATCAGATGGAACATTCACCTTACACCTAATAAAAGCTGATTCCACAGACTGTCTAACCTCAACCCATTTGCCACTGCATTCACAAATGGAAGAACAAAGACAATTGAGATATAATAAAATGAGTATGGTACAAACTTATTTGAAGGTTGTTAGTCAAAACGAACAGTCAAGAAAGCAGTATATTACAGGGCAATGAcgtttttaaagaaataaaaaactaatCCAGCAAAACCGAACCTATCTCCAGATTTATACGATAACACTTAAGCAGGTTAATGGCAGTATCAAACTATCTATTAATAGTTCTCAAAAAAATAAGTAGTGTCTTGAATCACCAAACCTTTAGAACTGGTTCGCCTTTGTTGGTGTTTGCAGATTGCTTTGCCATTGCTTGTTGATGTGCACGTGCAGCTCGTCCTGCTGCAGAATTCTCAAATTGCTCTTGTCTGCAATTCCAATTAACACGCACAAATTGGTCTACAGTTACTTTACTTATGCAGTCACTAACCCATAAAAGAggcattataaattataatgtcTCTTGTTGTTTCATCATGCTTCACACCACCTCTAAAAATATACTATATTCCATTATCTATTTGTTAACTGCAGTAAGCCTTGCACCCTTATtggtgaaagaaaaaaaaaaaaaaaaaacctgcaCCCATTCTCTATTATGACTTCCACAAATATTTCAGAAAGTTTACTAGTAGTACCTAACATCGAATAAACAATCCCCATGGACATTGACATTGAATTTTCCCAGACAATTGTGATATTAGTATAATATAATGTCTCTAGTGTATGGAATGCATCACAAAGAAACATGAACATATCAATGTATGTCATTCAAGGATGAGAATCAGTGAGCTATATAACAAAATTAAGGCCTCAGAACTATACAACAACAGAAGTGCCAGTAACACATTCTCTAACACTCTAAATAATACTCTTTTATAAGTCAATTTATTGAAAACTACGAATTCATGATAAAAGTTAACTAAACAAGACGCTTGATCCACAAGATTCTATGATCTTGAAAAATCTCAACGCATATGAATTAGTATGATCATGACCGAGAGTATATCCCTAGTATTTTTCTTACCAAAATTCcccttttctttatttcttttaaattgggGTTTACTGTTGATCTGAAGGGATAACATAAAACAGCAAACAGTGTGAATATTTAACAGCAAAAAGTGTGAATAGCTAGGTATAAAGCAAAAGGGAAATCAAAAGCAGATACATATTAATCAAGAAAAGTACAATTATTAAGGGTCTAACATATACCATGTGGTGTACAAATAAACCCCTTTTCTCCTTTTCCAGAAATTGAACAGTTAAGGTCGTAGAATATAGATGAAACCGAGTTAAAGAAAGAGGGAAATTGAGAAATGGAAAAAGGTAAAACCTTTTCTGTGCAGCTTCAGCAGCTTTGACACGCGCTTCTTCAGAGGCCACTCTCTCTTCTTCCTTGCTCATGCGATTGTCTGCGCCGAAGCAACCAAAGCAACTACAAAGACCCattttttatctctctttctttctcttcttctcaCAGCTTCACCTTCTCTTACACTTTCAATCTAATCGAATTTCGGGCAAAatacaaactttattattttctttataaagaaACTTTTGACACcggaaaaatttaaaatattcactTAATAACCCATTGTAATAATATATgttagtattttaaatttagaaataaaataaatataattaaaatattaatttattgaattattAGATAGGTGTAATAACTCTTTCGAGTATAGttaattgatttaaatttaatttaaaaaagttgGCATGCTCGATTGTGATTTCATTATAATAATACATAGAT from Phaseolus vulgaris cultivar G19833 chromosome 1, P. vulgaris v2.0, whole genome shotgun sequence carries:
- the LOC137816558 gene encoding uncharacterized protein; its protein translation is MGLCSCFGCFGADNRMSKEEERVASEEARVKAAEAAQKRQEQFENSAAGRAARAHQQAMAKQSANTNKGEPVLKWQMG